A single region of the Fusarium keratoplasticum isolate Fu6.1 chromosome 7, whole genome shotgun sequence genome encodes:
- a CDS encoding Ferric oxidoreductase domain-containing protein, with the protein MIYPSLPAAAAVALSILSLPGATATALLEGYGRDPYPVPCAQACQFAGPTALQCPEFEGLSAEEMALAFPSGACMANDTAYLTTVAWCIHSYCDKSIETYKIANFWETKLIAEDGVVLRYTYEEALAQIDPKKPPQPLDLAETVVNRTIATTEDVYIGFLNAVKAYQASGKNESKYSLVVFLSCVIIPIAFSFLRFVWIPERLRSKLYAYLINPPAFGKKHSAPVLGLGIVPTRGQALFIMYIIAINTLAVFEGYPNFQPNGYFPDRRYELMRQIGNRAGVIAFANLPLLILFAGRNSLLLWLTNWSHSTFLLLHRWIAMISIIQVVVHSLLWLQMMVESDSHAEAVTYPYWYWGIVGTLAFCLFWPFSLLCVRKILYEIFLIAHICLAVLAIVASWYHIWYLYEDSSGFEIWLLIAIALWGYERLLRVLRVSHHGIKRAHITRIEGDQYIRLDIPEVDCHGHCYIYFPTLTWRVWENHPFSVVKCSVGQLSNNIIDSNSSARSQSETEGPTAMDPDSKETGNVTANRDVIAIRTVHTRPGITLFIRAQSGLTKKIAVKANTEGGIPVLIEGSYGHGSTNAFTPTTEYPNVLCIAGGVGITGILPALNSSLSMFARPLGTTKLYWGIKDRGLVDAVKSMIVGDSKDGEKGDETNWGHVESHVTIGSRMNIRQVLSDELENTPGGTIVVVCGPHAMCDEARYACAGLARHGAKVRYVEESFS; encoded by the exons ATGATTTATCCTTCACTTcctgcggcggcggcggttgCGCTGTCCATCCTGTCGCTTCCTGGTGCAACCGCCACTGCACTCCTCGAAGGATATGGCAGAGATCCCTACCCAGTTCCCTGTGCTCAGGCCTGCCAATTCGCCGGCCCAACTGCCCTGCAATGCCCCGAATTCGAAGGCCTGAGTGCCGAAGAGATGGCTCTGGCTTTCCCCTCGGGAGCTTGTATGGCCAACGACACGGCTTATCTGACGACGGTTGCCTGGTGCATTCACAGTTACTGCGACAAGAGTATCGAGACCTACAAGATTGCCAACTTTTGGGAGACCAAGCTCATTGCTGAGGATGGCGTTGTCCTTCGTTATACATACGAGGAAGCCTTGGCGCAGATCGATCCCAAGAAGCCTCCCCAGCCTCTTGATCTCGCCGAGACCGTTGTCAACCGGACTATTGCGACTACGGAGGATGTATACATCGGCTTTCTGAACGCTGTCAAGGCGTACCAGGCCAGTGGGAAGAATGAATCCAAGTATTC GCTTGTGGTATTCCTCTCGTGTGTCATCATCCCGATTgccttttcctttcttcgCTTCGTCTGGATCCCCGAACGTCTTCGAAGCAAGTTATACGCCTACCTCATCAACCCTCCGGCTTTTGGCAAGAAGCACAGTGCTCCTGTTCTGGGTCTCGGAATAGTTCCAACGCGAGGCCAGGCTTTGTTCATCATGTACATCATTGCCATCAACACCTTGGCCGTATTCGAAGGGTACCCCAACTTTCAACCCAACGGCTACTTTCCGGATCGTCGATACGAGTTGATGCGTCAGATCGGTAACCGTGCCGGTGTCATCGCTTTTGCCAACCTGCCACTTCTCATTCTCTTCGCTGGAAGAAACAGTTTATTGCTTTGGTTGACTAATTGGTCCCACTCGACATTTCTTCTGCTTCATCGATGGATTGCTATGATTTCTATCATCCAGGTTGTGGTCCACTCGCTTCTGTGGCTTCAGATGATGGTTGAGTCTGACTCTCACGCCGAAGCTGTCACATACCCTTACTGGTACTGGGGTATTGTCGGTACCCTCGCCTTCTGTCTCTTTTGGCCATTCTCTCTCCTTTGCGTGCGAAAGATCCTCTACGAAATCTTCCTCATCGCGCACATTTGCCTTGCTGTTTTGGCTATCGTCGCCTCTTGGTATCACATTTGGTACTTGTACGAAGACTCGAGCGGTTTCGAGATCTGGCTGCTGATCGCGATTGCTCTTTGGGGATACGAGAGACTTTTGCGTGTTCTCCGAGTATCCCACCATGGCATCAAGAGAGCTCACATTACACGCATCGAAGGCGACCAGTACATCCGCCTTGATATCCCAGAAGTCGACTGCCATGGCCACTGCTACATCTACTTCCCAACTCTCACCTGGCGCGTCTGGGAGAACCACCCATTCTCCGTTGTCAAGTGCAGTGTCGGTCAACTCAGCAACAACATCATTGATTCGAACTCGAGCGCTCGATCGCAGTCCGAGACTGAGGGTCCAACAGCGATGGACCCGGACTCTAAAGAGACTGGGAATGTCACTGCAAATAGAGATGTCATTGCCATCCGTACTGTTCATACTCGGCCTGGCATCACCCTTTTCATCCGAGCTCAGTCTGGCCTGACCAAGAAAATTGCAGTCAAGGCCAACACTGAAGGCGGAATTCCGGTGCTTATCGAGGGCTCATATGGCCATGGAAGCACCAACGCCTTCACCCCGACCACCGAGTATCCTAACGTTCTCTGCATTGCTGGCGGCGTTGGAATCACTGGTATCCTTCCCGCTCTCAACAGTTCCTTGTCCATGTTCGCCCGCCCCCTCGGAACCACCAAACTGTACTGGGGTATCAAGGACAGAGGCCTGGTAGATGCCGTAAAGAGCATGATTGTGGGCGATTCTAAGGACGGAGAGAAGGGTGACGAAACCAACTGGGGCCATGTCGAATCTCATGTGACGATCGGGTCGCGGATGAACATCAGGCAGGTACTATCCGACGAGTTGGAGAACACTCCTGGTGGAACTATAGTGGTTGTATGCGGTCCCCATGCCATGTGCGACGAGGCTCGATACGCGTGTGCTGGCTTGGCTCGGCATGGAGCGAAGGTTCGCTATGTCGAGGAGTCTTTCTCTTAG
- a CDS encoding CFEM domain-containing protein, whose translation MRTLSLVLFSLTGILALENGSDNGGVGAVQMPDCAVNCIKEHVPNSGCDLPHITCLCDPDFRTKHGPAIAPCLIVLCDANEINKVQNAWRDQCDGVPSTQKDQESVKSLRRYRADFKNGSIQHLGSSPGRKGFNTNDHDIDAKAGAKINPTEVNTETNPNTNNLEFNLERNFNFNFKLDPKTNAYANAEILDEFYQLIRKRNGIDKLDNE comes from the exons ATGCGGACTCTATCGCTTGTGCTGTTTTCGCTGACTGGgatcttggctttggagAACGGCAGTGATAATGGAGGTGTTGGGGCGGTCCAAATGCCAGATTGCGCA GTAAATTGCATCAAAGAACATGTACCCAACTCCGGCTGCGACCTGCCTCACATTACATGTCTATGCGATCCCGACTTCCGAACAAAGCACGGCCCTGCAATCGCACCTTGTCTCATCGTGTTGTGTGATGCCAACGAGATCAACAAAGTTCAGAATGCTTGGAGAGATCAGTGCGACGGGGTACCTAGCACGCAAAAGGACCAGGAGAGTGTCAAGTCTTTA CGACGTTACCGTGCAGACTTCAAGAACGGAAGTATCCAACATCTTGGCTCGAGTCCTGGTCGAAAAGGCTTTAATACCAACGACCATGATATCGATGCAAAAGCTGGCGCCAAGATTAACCCCACTGAGGTCAACACCGAGACGAaccccaacaccaacaacctcgaGTTCAACCTCGAGCGaaacttcaacttcaacttcaagcTCGACCCCAAGACGAACGCCTACGCCAACGCCGAAATCCTCGACGAGTTCTACCAGCTCATCAGAAAGCGAAACGGAAtcgacaagctcgacaacGAGTAG